One window from the genome of Spiractinospora alimapuensis encodes:
- a CDS encoding glycoside hydrolase family 15 protein produces the protein MPGRIEDYALIGDMQTAALVSRDGSVDWLCLPYFDSPACFTALLGDEQNGNWWIRPAAAEPHATRRRYRQDTLILETEWEVPEGAVRVIDFMPPRTDSPHLVRIVEGLRGTVRMNTALRLRFDYGSVVPWIHRDGNEVVAVAGPDSVWVSSPVPMEGHNFSHDATFTVSAGQRVPFVLTWHPSHETESAHLDAEKSLSRTERFWRNWVETCTYDDQYREPVIRSLITLKALTFSPTGGIVAAPTASLPEEIGGVRNWDYRYCWLRDATITLEALMRSGYTAEAREWREWLVRAVAGEPQHMQIMYGIRGERRLSEWTADWLPGYENSRPVRIGNAAVGQHQLDVYGEVMDSLHLARRSGLQGEEHIWGVQRSLVNYLEWCWDEPDEGLWEVRGPRQQFVHSKVMAWVAADRAVRMIEEFGKEGPVERWRALRDTIHAEVCEYGFDQQRNTFTQYYGSKELDASLLLIPEVGFLPYDDPRVVGTIEAIQRDLMDDGFVLRYHTAGDDSVDGLPGQEGAFLACSFWLANALLSIGRVGEARELFHRLLSLRNDVGLLAEEYDPHGKRQVGNFPQAFSHVPLVTTALNLSRHDGMRRGETD, from the coding sequence GTGCCTGGGCGGATCGAGGACTACGCGCTCATTGGCGACATGCAGACCGCCGCGCTCGTGAGCCGGGACGGTTCCGTGGATTGGCTGTGTCTGCCGTACTTCGACTCCCCGGCGTGTTTCACCGCCCTGCTGGGGGACGAACAGAACGGAAACTGGTGGATCCGACCGGCCGCGGCCGAGCCGCACGCCACGCGCCGCCGTTACCGGCAGGACACACTGATCCTGGAGACCGAGTGGGAGGTACCCGAGGGAGCGGTCCGGGTCATCGACTTCATGCCACCCCGCACCGACTCACCGCACCTGGTGCGGATCGTCGAGGGGCTGCGCGGAACCGTGCGGATGAACACGGCGCTGCGGCTGCGGTTCGACTACGGCAGTGTGGTGCCGTGGATCCACCGGGACGGCAATGAGGTCGTCGCGGTCGCGGGACCGGACTCGGTCTGGGTCAGCTCACCGGTACCGATGGAGGGGCACAACTTCTCCCACGACGCCACCTTCACCGTGAGCGCCGGCCAGCGGGTTCCCTTCGTGCTCACCTGGCATCCGTCGCACGAGACGGAGTCGGCGCACCTCGACGCCGAGAAGTCCCTGAGTCGCACCGAGCGGTTCTGGCGTAACTGGGTGGAGACCTGCACCTACGACGACCAGTACCGCGAGCCCGTCATCCGGTCCCTCATCACCTTGAAGGCGTTGACGTTCAGCCCCACCGGCGGCATCGTGGCCGCGCCCACCGCCTCCCTGCCCGAGGAGATCGGCGGGGTGCGCAACTGGGACTACCGCTACTGCTGGCTGCGGGACGCGACCATCACCCTCGAGGCGTTGATGCGCAGCGGCTACACCGCCGAGGCGCGGGAGTGGCGCGAGTGGCTGGTACGCGCCGTGGCGGGCGAACCACAGCACATGCAGATCATGTACGGCATCCGCGGCGAACGTCGACTGTCGGAGTGGACGGCCGACTGGCTCCCCGGATACGAGAACTCCCGCCCCGTCCGCATCGGCAACGCCGCCGTGGGCCAGCACCAGCTCGACGTGTACGGCGAGGTGATGGACTCCCTGCACCTGGCCCGGCGATCGGGCCTGCAGGGCGAGGAGCACATCTGGGGCGTCCAACGGTCCCTGGTGAACTACCTGGAATGGTGCTGGGACGAGCCGGACGAGGGCCTGTGGGAGGTGCGGGGTCCGCGCCAGCAGTTCGTCCACTCCAAGGTGATGGCGTGGGTCGCCGCGGACCGCGCGGTGCGGATGATCGAGGAGTTCGGCAAGGAGGGACCCGTCGAACGGTGGCGCGCGCTCCGCGACACCATTCATGCCGAGGTCTGTGAGTACGGCTTCGACCAGCAACGCAACACCTTCACGCAGTACTACGGAAGCAAGGAACTCGACGCCTCGCTCCTGCTCATTCCGGAGGTCGGGTTCCTTCCCTACGACGACCCCCGGGTGGTCGGCACGATCGAGGCGATCCAGCGGGACCTCATGGACGACGGGTTCGTGTTGCGCTACCACACGGCCGGGGACGACTCCGTCGACGGGCTTCCCGGGCAGGAGGGCGCGTTCCTCGCGTGCAGCTTCTGGCTCGCCAACGCGCTGTTGTCCATCGGTCGGGTGGGCGAGGCGCGGGAGCTGTTCCACCGACTGCTGTCCCTGCGCAACGACGTCGGGCTCCTCGCGGAGGAGTACGACCCGCACGGCAAGCGGCAGGTCGGCAACTTCCCCCAGGCGTTCAGCCACGTCCCTCTGGTGACCACCGCGCTCAACCTCTCGCGTCACGACGGCATGCGGCGCGGCGAGACCGACTAG
- a CDS encoding class I SAM-dependent methyltransferase — translation MPHPTPRPWSASEASDEAVSSEYAQSNITGYWDHRAESYDAFQTRRLRNDEIRRAWLSVWARHLPASPARILDAGTGPGHMARLLTELGHSVIGIDASQGMIDRARAHARVHSAPTGTSPEYLRADAVAPDFPPNSFDVVTSRYVLWTLRTPEEALANWLRLLRPGGRLVCVDSTWFPDGVRAGGTGDASFRSRYDDQVLARLPLAESDTIEDTAAAVRRAGFAATTVTPLPELLELDHRHGVARDHEPRIQFVVSARRDRTAPPVTQRQ, via the coding sequence ATGCCCCACCCCACTCCCCGACCCTGGTCCGCCTCCGAGGCCTCGGACGAGGCGGTGAGCTCCGAGTACGCTCAGTCGAACATCACCGGGTACTGGGACCACCGCGCTGAGTCCTACGACGCCTTCCAGACCCGGCGGCTGCGCAACGACGAGATCCGACGGGCCTGGCTGTCGGTCTGGGCACGACACCTTCCCGCCTCCCCCGCGCGGATCCTCGACGCCGGGACCGGTCCGGGCCACATGGCGCGCCTCCTCACCGAACTGGGCCACTCCGTGATCGGAATCGATGCCTCCCAAGGGATGATCGACCGCGCGCGTGCGCACGCGCGGGTACACAGCGCGCCCACGGGAACGAGTCCGGAGTACCTCCGCGCCGACGCCGTCGCTCCGGACTTCCCGCCCAACAGCTTCGACGTGGTGACGAGCCGCTACGTCCTGTGGACCCTGCGTACGCCCGAGGAAGCGCTCGCGAACTGGCTCCGACTCCTGCGCCCCGGAGGTCGACTCGTGTGTGTCGACAGCACCTGGTTCCCCGACGGCGTCCGCGCCGGTGGCACCGGCGACGCGTCGTTCCGTTCCCGCTACGACGACCAGGTCCTGGCCCGGCTGCCTCTGGCCGAGTCCGACACCATCGAGGACACCGCTGCCGCCGTCCGACGCGCCGGCTTTGCCGCGACCACCGTGACTCCCCTGCCGGAACTGCTGGAGCTGGACCACCGCCACGGGGTCGCCAGGGACCACGAGCCTCGGATCCAGTTCGTCGTCTCCGCCCGGCGTGACCGAACCGCACCGCCTGTCACTCAGCGGCAGTAG
- the moaA gene encoding GTP 3',8-cyclase MoaA: MLADSYGRVATDLRVSLTDRCNLRCTYCMPAEGLEWLPKPELLTDDELGRLLRVGVTMLGITEVRFTGGEPLLRKGLPGIIAAASALEPRPKTALTTNGIGLARFAPALAEAGLDRVNVSLDTLKPDVFKDLARRDRLSDVLDGLAGAADAGLTPVKVNAVLMRDVNDDEAVDLLRYCLDRGYELRFIEQMPLDAQHGWRRDTMVTADEILDRLGAAFDLRPADDEERGSAPAETFLVDGGPHRVGVIGSVTRPFCGACDRVRLTADGQVRNCLFARDESDLRGPMRDGASDEELAERWRAAVATKLPGHGINDPSFLQPARPMSAIGG, translated from the coding sequence GTGCTCGCCGACTCCTATGGAAGAGTCGCCACCGACCTGCGGGTCTCACTCACCGATCGGTGCAACCTCCGGTGTACCTACTGCATGCCCGCCGAGGGCCTGGAGTGGCTGCCCAAGCCGGAGCTGTTGACCGACGACGAACTGGGCCGGTTGCTGCGCGTCGGGGTCACGATGCTCGGGATCACCGAGGTGCGCTTCACCGGCGGCGAACCGTTGCTGCGCAAGGGCCTGCCCGGGATCATCGCCGCGGCCAGCGCGCTGGAGCCCCGGCCCAAGACCGCGCTCACCACCAACGGGATCGGCCTCGCCCGCTTCGCCCCGGCGCTGGCGGAGGCGGGCCTGGACCGGGTGAACGTCTCCCTGGACACTCTCAAGCCGGACGTCTTCAAGGACCTGGCCCGCAGGGACCGTCTCAGCGACGTCCTGGACGGTCTGGCCGGCGCCGCCGACGCGGGACTCACGCCCGTCAAGGTCAACGCGGTACTGATGCGCGACGTCAACGACGACGAAGCCGTGGACCTGCTGCGCTACTGCCTGGACCGGGGCTACGAACTCCGGTTCATCGAACAGATGCCGTTGGACGCCCAGCACGGCTGGCGGCGCGACACCATGGTGACCGCCGACGAGATCCTGGACCGGCTCGGGGCGGCGTTCGACCTGCGGCCGGCGGACGACGAGGAGCGCGGCAGCGCCCCCGCGGAGACGTTCCTCGTGGACGGCGGGCCGCACCGCGTGGGGGTGATCGGGTCGGTGACCCGCCCCTTCTGCGGTGCGTGCGACCGGGTTCGGCTCACCGCCGACGGTCAGGTCCGCAACTGCCTGTTCGCCCGCGACGAGTCCGACCTGCGCGGTCCGATGCGCGACGGAGCCTCCGACGAGGAACTCGCCGAACGGTGGCGCGCCGCCGTGGCCACCAAACTCCCCGGACACGGCATCAACGACCCCAGCTTCCTGCAGCCGGCCCGCCCGATGTCCGCGATCGGTGGGTGA
- a CDS encoding ABC transporter permease, which produces MTVLTHPREDTGEAEPWFTRLAWGATDTWVVTRRHLLHLARKPDEVAGTLMIPVLAVLLFGFVFGEAMGAALTLPDGDYREFLMPGLFALTMAFGIGNTTIAVVSDTQRGVVDRFRSLPMSSSAVLAGRGLADVMMAVVDLAILVGMGILVGWQVRGDPLSALAALGLLLLLRLAFSWIGIYLGLLLASPEAAMKYFSLVFPLAMVADTFVPTDMMPSWLAPLAEWNPLSATVIATRELFGNPSITGDSFVAQNALLLAVVWPLVLMAVFVPLAARRFRRLSG; this is translated from the coding sequence ATGACGGTCCTGACGCACCCGCGCGAGGACACGGGCGAGGCGGAGCCGTGGTTCACCCGTCTGGCCTGGGGGGCGACCGACACCTGGGTGGTCACCCGACGTCATCTGCTGCACCTCGCGCGCAAGCCCGACGAGGTGGCGGGGACGTTGATGATCCCCGTGCTCGCGGTCCTGTTGTTCGGCTTCGTCTTCGGTGAGGCGATGGGCGCCGCGTTGACCCTCCCCGACGGGGACTACCGCGAGTTCCTGATGCCGGGACTGTTCGCGTTGACCATGGCGTTCGGGATCGGCAACACGACGATCGCGGTGGTGTCCGACACCCAGCGCGGCGTGGTGGACCGGTTCCGGTCCCTGCCGATGTCCTCCTCGGCGGTGCTCGCCGGCCGCGGGCTGGCCGACGTCATGATGGCCGTGGTCGACCTCGCGATCCTCGTCGGTATGGGCATACTCGTGGGGTGGCAGGTGCGCGGTGACCCGCTGTCGGCGCTCGCCGCGTTGGGCCTGCTGTTGCTGCTCCGGTTGGCGTTCAGTTGGATCGGCATCTACCTGGGGTTGTTGCTGGCCAGTCCCGAGGCCGCCATGAAGTACTTCTCGCTCGTCTTCCCGCTGGCGATGGTCGCCGACACCTTCGTCCCCACCGACATGATGCCGAGCTGGCTGGCCCCGCTGGCGGAGTGGAACCCGCTGAGCGCGACGGTGATCGCGACCCGGGAGCTGTTCGGGAACCCCTCGATCACCGGGGACTCCTTCGTCGCGCAGAACGCGCTGCTGCTGGCCGTGGTGTGGCCCCTGGTGCTGATGGCGGTGTTCGTGCCCCTCGCGGCGCGCCGCTTCCGCCGGCTGAGTGGGTGA
- a CDS encoding uracil-DNA glycosylase, whose product MTSRPLNELMDEGWAKALEPVAETIGRMGDFLRAEIAAGRTYLPAGDNVLRAFHQPFDQVRVLLVGQDPYPTPGHAVGLSFSVAPEVRPIPGSLRNIFTEYCDDLGLPQPSNGDLTPWTERGVLLLNRSLSVAPRKPNSHANKGWEDVTDQAIRALAARGTPMVSILWGSKARNLRRLMPNVPAVESTHPSPMSAHNGFFGTRPFSRANALLQQQGADPIDWTLP is encoded by the coding sequence ATGACATCACGGCCCCTGAACGAGCTCATGGACGAGGGTTGGGCGAAGGCCCTGGAGCCGGTCGCCGAGACGATCGGCAGGATGGGGGACTTCCTGCGCGCGGAGATCGCCGCGGGGCGCACCTACCTCCCCGCGGGCGATAACGTGCTGCGCGCGTTCCACCAGCCCTTCGACCAGGTCCGGGTCCTGCTGGTCGGCCAGGATCCCTACCCCACCCCGGGGCACGCGGTCGGCCTGAGCTTCTCGGTGGCGCCGGAGGTCCGCCCCATCCCCGGGAGTCTGCGCAACATCTTCACCGAGTACTGCGACGACCTCGGCCTCCCGCAACCCAGCAACGGCGACCTCACCCCGTGGACGGAGCGCGGTGTCCTGCTGTTGAACCGGTCCCTCTCGGTGGCACCGCGCAAGCCCAACTCCCACGCGAACAAGGGCTGGGAGGATGTCACCGACCAGGCCATCCGTGCCCTCGCCGCCCGTGGTACCCCCATGGTGTCGATCCTGTGGGGCAGCAAGGCCCGCAACCTGCGCCGCCTGATGCCCAACGTCCCGGCGGTGGAGTCCACCCACCCCAGCCCCATGTCGGCCCACAACGGCTTCTTCGGCACCCGCCCCTTCAGCCGCGCCAACGCCCTGCTCCAACAGCAGGGCGCCGACCCCATCGACTGGACCCTCCCCTAG
- a CDS encoding ABC transporter ATP-binding protein: MITAAGISFAFGTAPVLEGVDIEARPGRVVGLIGPNGSGKTTLLRTLYAALRPRAGMVTLDEAPVADVPPREVARRLAVVAQEGTGELPLSVTDLVLLGRTPHLSTFQRTGAEDHAIAASALRRVGARHLADRVFSGLSGGEKQRVLIARALAQQADHLLLDEPTNHLDIRYQHEVLDIVRGLGVTTVVVLHDLNLAARYCDDLVLLHEGRVSAAGAPADVLSPEVLEPVYRIGVEQVRTGDELHLLFRPLRHDAAVEKSA; this comes from the coding sequence ATGATCACCGCAGCGGGAATCTCGTTCGCGTTCGGGACCGCCCCCGTCCTGGAGGGTGTCGACATCGAGGCGCGTCCCGGACGCGTGGTGGGCCTCATCGGTCCCAACGGCAGCGGCAAGACCACCCTGCTGCGCACCCTCTACGCCGCGCTGCGTCCCCGTGCCGGCATGGTCACACTGGACGAGGCCCCCGTGGCGGACGTTCCCCCTCGGGAGGTCGCCCGTCGCCTCGCCGTCGTGGCGCAGGAGGGCACAGGGGAGCTGCCCCTGTCCGTGACCGACCTCGTCCTCCTGGGGCGTACGCCGCACCTGTCCACCTTCCAGCGGACCGGCGCGGAGGACCACGCGATCGCGGCGTCCGCGCTGCGCCGGGTGGGGGCCCGGCACCTGGCGGACCGCGTCTTCTCCGGCCTGTCTGGCGGTGAGAAGCAGCGGGTGCTGATCGCGCGGGCGCTCGCCCAACAGGCCGACCACCTCCTCCTGGACGAACCAACGAATCACCTGGACATCCGCTACCAACACGAGGTGCTGGACATCGTGCGCGGACTGGGTGTCACCACCGTCGTGGTGTTGCACGACCTGAACCTCGCCGCGCGGTACTGCGACGACCTCGTGCTGTTGCACGAGGGCCGCGTCAGCGCCGCCGGAGCGCCCGCCGACGTGTTGTCCCCCGAGGTCCTCGAACCCGTCTACCGCATCGGGGTGGAGCAGGTCCGCACCGGCGACGAACTCCACCTGCTCTTCCGCCCACTGCGCCACGACGCGGCCGTCGAGAAGAGCGCCTGA
- a CDS encoding Uma2 family endonuclease produces MSSALDGARSTVRNLGEEIGGYKVEILRGGIMMKPVRPVHNKTLRLVWNALAGQLDAGWEFVSDVRVPSVELDSELCPDLALIPAAEEAKNLAEYPPDLIEIAIEVVSPSSVRHDYEDKAGFHATAGIPLYVLFDPYRAACTWLWTPQAGEYQDRQRRTYGAVARLSSTLGELTVDTGTHPTDPQA; encoded by the coding sequence ATGTCCTCGGCACTCGACGGTGCGCGGTCGACGGTGCGGAACCTCGGCGAGGAGATCGGCGGCTACAAGGTCGAGATCCTGCGGGGCGGCATCATGATGAAGCCGGTCCGGCCGGTGCACAACAAGACACTGCGGCTGGTGTGGAACGCGTTGGCGGGCCAGTTGGACGCGGGATGGGAGTTCGTGAGCGACGTCCGGGTTCCCTCCGTCGAGCTCGACAGCGAACTCTGCCCCGACCTGGCGTTGATTCCCGCGGCGGAGGAGGCCAAGAACCTCGCGGAGTACCCACCGGATCTGATCGAGATCGCGATCGAGGTCGTCTCGCCCAGCAGCGTTCGCCACGACTACGAGGACAAGGCGGGCTTCCACGCCACGGCCGGGATCCCGCTGTACGTGCTCTTCGACCCCTATCGCGCCGCCTGCACCTGGCTGTGGACACCGCAGGCGGGGGAGTACCAGGATCGACAGCGGCGAACCTACGGCGCGGTGGCGCGTCTGTCCAGCACCCTGGGGGAACTCACCGTCGACACCGGCACGCACCCCACCGACCCGCAAGCCTGA
- a CDS encoding ABC transporter substrate-binding protein → MPRSLRLPLCVATLTLAASACGGGTTSTDAAAGDPVTVDNCGTELSFGTPPERVILLESAPVSALSALGVLDSVVLRAGAYPEEYYDDATNQTIQDTASLGDDLDESGHLEISQEVIIAEDPDLVMGLPDGITRESLDSVGIPALVHPVYCPEGVEPARFDDVYDQVESYGRIFDRADEADEVVTSLRERVETIERQAADEPERTAAVLFPTVGGGTTYAYGSHSMADPQLAAAGLTNVFGDVEERVFEVATETLVDLDPDVLVLLHVDGDPEPVRQAMVDLPGADSITAVQEDAIHVQLFNFTEPPTPLAVDGLERIAEEFGTDQ, encoded by the coding sequence ATGCCCCGCTCACTGAGACTTCCGCTGTGTGTGGCGACGCTGACCCTGGCGGCGAGCGCCTGCGGCGGCGGCACCACCTCCACCGACGCGGCCGCGGGGGATCCGGTGACCGTCGACAACTGCGGCACCGAACTCAGCTTCGGGACCCCTCCCGAGCGGGTCATCCTGTTGGAGAGCGCTCCGGTGTCCGCGCTGTCGGCACTCGGAGTACTCGACTCGGTGGTGCTCCGCGCGGGCGCCTACCCCGAGGAGTACTACGACGACGCGACCAACCAGACGATCCAGGACACCGCCTCCCTGGGCGACGACCTGGACGAGAGCGGGCACCTGGAGATCTCCCAGGAGGTGATCATCGCGGAGGACCCCGATCTGGTGATGGGGCTTCCCGACGGGATCACCCGTGAGTCGCTGGACTCGGTGGGCATCCCCGCCCTCGTCCATCCGGTCTACTGCCCCGAGGGGGTGGAACCGGCGCGGTTCGACGACGTGTACGACCAGGTGGAGAGCTACGGCCGGATCTTCGACCGCGCCGATGAGGCCGACGAGGTCGTCACCTCCCTGCGGGAGCGGGTGGAGACGATCGAGCGCCAGGCCGCCGACGAACCGGAGCGCACCGCCGCCGTCCTGTTCCCCACCGTGGGTGGCGGCACCACCTACGCCTACGGCAGTCACAGCATGGCCGACCCGCAGCTCGCCGCCGCCGGCCTGACCAACGTGTTCGGCGACGTCGAGGAACGCGTCTTCGAGGTCGCCACGGAGACCCTGGTCGACCTGGACCCCGACGTGCTCGTGCTCCTCCACGTCGACGGTGACCCCGAGCCGGTGCGCCAGGCCATGGTCGACCTCCCGGGCGCCGACAGCATCACCGCCGTCCAGGAGGACGCCATCCACGTCCAACTGTTCAACTTCACCGAGCCGCCCACGCCGCTCGCGGTGGACGGCCTGGAACGCATCGCCGAGGAGTTCGGGACGGACCAATGA